A single Rubrivivax gelatinosus IL144 DNA region contains:
- a CDS encoding PAS domain-containing sensor histidine kinase, whose amino-acid sequence MAPTPAPPPGAASDITRRRRPFSGWWRGLSPSRQDRLATLDPLASVLLFLAAIISAFWYLRNEEIVRETESIKRDAELTQQQIGLRLIQTQEQLTPIARDLATPGASPERFLEQAQAFSKDRAEIIQISWVGADRVPKAIHRATLYAPDPAVREERPGSQAPLAPLTARNGAAALAFDGARTTRLPTYSGAFVDDIGNAYFQLQMPLIDHGRFTGALVVEYSVDTLLRNFVPADVARRHMISVVDQYGSVLVSTVTRLPDAVGGREPLISDAPLTPALNGLMLRGQGYPTSKGLVGNTLFWMVVALSGLTVWMLFGTWRHVRHRARIQSALVQETNFRRAMENSMPTGMRAMDLDGRMTYVNAAFCQMTGFTEQELIGRLPPFPYWPPDRVEENGRFLQLELQGRSPSGGIEVKVMRKDGFVFDARMYVSPLIDPKGQQTGWMTSMTNITEAKRIRDQLSASHERFTTVLEGLDASVSVLSVQQGELLFTNRSYRLWFGGDARGHALLTGGAAPAEFIPGAEDDVDQLSGLPTHELTEVGTSPREVFVESLQKWFDVRSRYLQWTDGRLAQMLIATDISARRRAEEQAAMQAEKAQVTSRLVTMGEMASSVAHELNQPLTAITNYCNGMVSRVKAGSISQDDLVAALQKTARQAERAGQIIHRIRSFVKRSEPQRQPAQAQQIVEDAVDLAGIELRRRQVAIHTYVAQRLPTLSCDPILIEQVLLNLLKNAAEAIDSAGLPSARRHIELSVVPRFAQEEGDVIEFSVTDMGPGIKEEVLGRLYEAFFSTKAEGLGIGLSLCRSIIESHRGRMRAQNLYNGHHIVGCRFAFTLPVDIAARHEAAGSGEDTGSTVSPNPTVTST is encoded by the coding sequence ATGGCCCCGACTCCCGCTCCGCCTCCTGGCGCCGCATCCGACATCACCCGGCGCCGCCGTCCCTTCTCCGGCTGGTGGCGCGGGCTGTCCCCGTCGCGCCAGGACCGCCTGGCGACGCTGGACCCGCTGGCCTCGGTGCTGCTGTTCCTGGCCGCCATCATTTCGGCCTTCTGGTACCTGCGCAACGAGGAAATCGTGCGCGAGACCGAGTCGATCAAACGCGACGCCGAGCTGACGCAGCAGCAGATCGGGCTGCGCCTGATCCAGACCCAGGAGCAGCTGACGCCGATCGCGCGCGACTTGGCCACGCCGGGCGCGTCGCCCGAACGTTTTCTCGAACAGGCGCAGGCGTTTTCCAAGGACCGGGCGGAGATCATCCAGATCAGCTGGGTCGGGGCAGACCGCGTGCCCAAGGCCATCCATCGCGCGACGCTGTACGCGCCCGACCCAGCGGTGCGCGAGGAGCGCCCCGGATCGCAGGCGCCGCTGGCGCCGCTGACGGCGCGCAACGGTGCCGCGGCGCTGGCCTTCGACGGCGCGCGTACGACGCGGCTGCCGACCTATTCCGGCGCCTTCGTCGACGACATCGGCAACGCCTACTTCCAGCTGCAGATGCCGCTGATCGACCACGGCCGCTTCACCGGCGCGCTGGTCGTCGAGTACTCGGTGGACACGCTGCTGCGCAACTTCGTGCCAGCCGACGTCGCGCGCCGCCACATGATCTCGGTCGTCGACCAGTACGGCAGCGTGCTCGTCAGCACGGTGACGCGGCTGCCCGACGCCGTCGGTGGCCGCGAACCGCTGATCAGCGACGCGCCGCTGACCCCGGCGCTCAACGGCCTGATGCTGCGCGGCCAGGGCTACCCGACGTCCAAGGGCCTGGTCGGCAACACCTTGTTCTGGATGGTCGTCGCGCTGTCGGGGCTGACGGTGTGGATGCTCTTCGGCACCTGGCGCCACGTGCGCCATCGCGCGCGCATCCAGAGTGCGCTGGTGCAGGAGACCAACTTCCGGCGCGCGATGGAGAACTCCATGCCCACCGGCATGCGCGCGATGGACCTGGACGGCCGCATGACCTACGTGAACGCGGCCTTCTGCCAGATGACCGGCTTCACCGAGCAGGAGCTGATCGGCCGCCTGCCGCCCTTCCCCTACTGGCCGCCAGACCGCGTCGAGGAGAACGGCCGCTTCCTGCAGCTGGAACTGCAGGGCCGCAGCCCCTCGGGCGGCATCGAGGTCAAGGTGATGCGCAAGGACGGCTTCGTCTTCGACGCGCGCATGTACGTCTCGCCGCTGATCGACCCCAAGGGCCAGCAGACCGGCTGGATGACCTCGATGACCAACATCACCGAGGCCAAGCGCATCCGCGACCAGCTCTCGGCCTCGCACGAGCGTTTCACCACCGTGCTGGAGGGGCTGGACGCCTCGGTCTCGGTGCTGTCGGTGCAGCAGGGCGAGCTGCTGTTCACCAACCGCTCCTACCGGCTGTGGTTCGGCGGCGACGCGCGCGGCCACGCGCTGCTGACCGGCGGCGCCGCACCGGCCGAGTTCATCCCGGGTGCCGAGGACGACGTCGACCAGCTCTCAGGCCTGCCGACGCACGAGCTGACCGAGGTCGGCACCAGCCCGCGCGAGGTCTTCGTCGAGTCGTTGCAGAAGTGGTTCGACGTGCGCTCGCGCTACCTGCAGTGGACCGACGGCCGCCTGGCGCAGATGCTGATCGCCACCGACATCAGCGCCCGCCGCCGGGCCGAGGAGCAGGCGGCGATGCAGGCCGAGAAGGCCCAGGTGACGAGCCGGCTGGTGACGATGGGCGAGATGGCCTCGTCGGTCGCGCACGAGCTGAACCAGCCGCTGACCGCGATCACCAACTACTGCAACGGCATGGTCTCGCGCGTGAAGGCCGGCAGCATCTCGCAGGACGACCTGGTCGCCGCGCTGCAGAAGACCGCGCGCCAGGCCGAACGCGCCGGCCAGATCATCCACCGCATCCGCTCCTTCGTGAAACGCAGCGAGCCGCAGCGCCAGCCGGCGCAGGCGCAGCAGATCGTCGAGGACGCGGTCGACCTGGCCGGCATCGAGCTGCGCCGGCGCCAGGTGGCGATCCACACCTACGTCGCGCAGCGGCTGCCGACGCTGTCCTGCGACCCGATCCTGATCGAGCAGGTGCTGCTGAACCTGCTGAAGAACGCCGCCGAGGCGATCGACAGCGCCGGGCTGCCGTCGGCGCGGCGCCACATCGAGCTGTCGGTGGTGCCGCGCTTCGCGCAGGAGGAAGGCGACGTCATCGAGTTCAGCGTCACCGACATGGGCCCCGGCATCAAGGAAGAAGTGCTCGGCCGGCTGTACGAAGCCTTCTTCTCGACCAAGGCCGAAGGGCTGGGCATCGGGCTGTCCCTCTGCCGCTCGATCATCGAGTCGCACAGGGGTCGGATGCGGGCCCAGAACCTCTACAATGGGCATCACATCGTCGGCTGCCGTTTCGCCTTCACCCTGCCCGTCGACATCGCGGCGCGCCACGAGGCGGCAGGCTCTGGAGAGGACACCGGTTCGACGGTCTCCCCCAACCCCACCGTCACCTCCACATGA
- a CDS encoding response regulator transcription factor has protein sequence MSLIPKKGTVYVVDDDEAVRDSLQWLLEGKDYRVKCFDSAESFLARFDPREVACLIADIRMDGMSGLELQDRLLERKSPLPIVFITGHGDVPMAVTTMKKGAMDFIEKPFKEEELVSLVERMLDQARQAFSQHQEQASRDALLARLTTRESQVLERIVAGRLNKQIADDLGISIKTVEAHRANIMEKLNANTVADLLKIALGAHGKS, from the coding sequence ATGAGCCTGATCCCCAAGAAGGGCACCGTCTACGTCGTCGACGACGACGAGGCCGTGCGCGATTCGCTGCAGTGGTTGCTGGAAGGCAAGGACTACCGCGTCAAGTGCTTCGACTCGGCCGAGTCCTTCCTCGCGCGCTTCGACCCGCGCGAAGTGGCGTGCCTCATCGCCGACATCCGCATGGACGGCATGAGCGGCCTGGAGCTGCAAGACCGTCTGCTCGAACGCAAGAGCCCGCTGCCGATCGTCTTCATCACCGGCCACGGCGACGTGCCGATGGCCGTGACGACGATGAAGAAGGGCGCGATGGACTTCATCGAGAAGCCCTTCAAGGAAGAGGAACTCGTGTCGCTGGTCGAGCGCATGCTCGACCAGGCGCGCCAGGCCTTCAGCCAGCACCAGGAACAGGCCAGCCGCGACGCGCTGCTCGCCCGCCTGACGACGCGCGAGTCGCAGGTGCTCGAGCGCATCGTCGCCGGCCGCCTGAACAAGCAGATCGCCGACGACCTGGGCATCAGCATCAAGACGGTGGAGGCGCACCGCGCCAACATCATGGAAAAGCTCAACGCCAACACCGTGGCCGATCTGCTGAAGATCGCGCTCGGCGCGCACGGCAAGTCCTGA
- the aceE gene encoding pyruvate dehydrogenase (acetyl-transferring), homodimeric type, whose product MAAQLDALPGDPRDHDAQETREWLEALSAVIANEGPERAHYLLDQLIDEARRAGVNLPFSANTAYVNTIPPDEEERSPGNLELEGRLRAAMRWNAMAMVVKANRLHPEDGGDLGGHISSFASVAHMFAAGFNHFWHADSEGHGGDLLYIQGHSAPGIYARAFLEGRLSEEQLLNFRQEVGGKGLSSYPHPKLMPEFWQFPTVSMGLGPLMAIYQARFLKYLHARGIADTSKRKVWVFLGDGEMDEPESTGAIGLAAREKLDNLIFVVNCNLQRLDGPVRGNGKVIQELEGEFRGAGWNVIKLIWGSNWDPLLARDKDGALRRIMMDTLDGDYQAFKANDGAFVRKHFFGRDPRTLEMVSKMSDSDIWQLRRGGHDANKVYAAFHRANAHTGQPTVVLVKTVKGYGMGKAGEGKNTAHQAKKLSDEDIRYFRDRFNVPIPDSELPKIPFYKPADDTPEMRYLHERRKALGGYLPQRRRVADESFTVPPLETFKAVLDPTAEGREISTTQAYVRFLTQLLRDQALGPRVVPILVDEARTFGMEGLFRQIGIYNPEGQKYTPVDRDQVMYYREDKAGQILQEGINEPGGMASWIAAATSYSTNNRIMVPFYVYYSMFGFQRIGDLAWAAGDMQARGFLLGGTSGRTTLNGEGLQHEDGHSHILAGTIPNCVSYDPSFAHEVGVILHHGLKRMVEKQENVFFYVTLLNENYPMPGLKPGTEEQIIKGLYLLEPGAEHAPKVNLLGSGTILREAQAARDLLAVDWGVSANVWSAPSFNELTRDGQDCERWNLLNPTAEPRVPYVAQQLGAHAGPVIASTDYMKNYAEQIRPFLPKGRVYKVLGTDGFGRSDFRSRLRSHFEVDRHYIVVAALKALAEEGTVPAAKVAEAIAKYGLDPAKANPLYA is encoded by the coding sequence ATGGCTGCTCAGCTGGATGCCCTGCCGGGCGATCCCCGTGACCACGATGCGCAAGAGACGCGCGAATGGCTGGAGGCGCTGTCCGCCGTCATCGCCAACGAAGGCCCCGAGCGGGCGCACTACCTGCTCGACCAGCTGATCGACGAGGCGCGCCGCGCCGGCGTCAACCTGCCGTTCTCTGCCAACACGGCCTACGTCAACACCATCCCGCCCGACGAGGAAGAGCGCAGCCCCGGCAACCTCGAGCTCGAAGGCCGGCTGCGTGCGGCGATGCGCTGGAACGCGATGGCGATGGTCGTCAAGGCCAACCGCCTGCACCCCGAGGACGGCGGTGATCTGGGCGGCCATATCAGCTCCTTCGCCTCGGTGGCGCACATGTTCGCCGCCGGCTTCAACCACTTCTGGCATGCCGACAGCGAAGGCCACGGCGGCGACCTGCTCTACATCCAGGGCCACAGCGCGCCCGGCATCTACGCCCGCGCCTTCCTCGAAGGCCGCTTGAGCGAGGAGCAGCTGCTGAACTTCCGCCAGGAAGTCGGCGGCAAGGGCCTGTCGAGCTACCCGCATCCGAAGCTGATGCCCGAGTTCTGGCAGTTCCCGACCGTCAGCATGGGCCTGGGCCCGCTGATGGCGATCTACCAGGCGCGCTTCCTGAAGTACCTGCACGCGCGCGGCATCGCCGACACCTCCAAGCGCAAGGTCTGGGTCTTCCTGGGCGACGGCGAGATGGACGAGCCGGAAAGCACCGGCGCCATCGGCCTGGCGGCGCGCGAGAAGCTCGACAACCTGATCTTCGTCGTCAACTGCAACCTGCAGCGCCTGGACGGCCCGGTGCGGGGCAACGGCAAGGTCATCCAGGAGCTCGAAGGCGAGTTCCGCGGCGCCGGCTGGAACGTCATCAAGCTGATCTGGGGCAGCAACTGGGACCCGCTGCTGGCGCGCGACAAAGATGGGGCGCTGCGCCGCATCATGATGGACACGCTGGACGGCGACTACCAGGCCTTCAAGGCCAACGACGGCGCCTTCGTGCGCAAGCACTTCTTCGGCCGCGACCCGCGCACGCTGGAGATGGTGTCCAAGATGAGCGACAGCGACATCTGGCAGCTGCGCCGCGGCGGCCACGACGCCAACAAGGTGTACGCCGCCTTCCACCGCGCCAACGCCCACACCGGCCAGCCGACCGTCGTGCTGGTCAAGACCGTCAAGGGCTACGGCATGGGCAAGGCCGGCGAAGGCAAGAACACCGCGCACCAGGCCAAGAAGCTGAGCGACGAGGACATCCGCTACTTCCGCGACCGCTTCAACGTGCCGATCCCCGACAGCGAGCTGCCGAAGATCCCGTTCTACAAGCCGGCCGACGACACGCCGGAGATGCGCTATCTGCACGAGCGCCGCAAGGCGCTGGGCGGCTACCTGCCGCAGCGCCGCCGCGTCGCCGACGAGAGCTTCACGGTGCCGCCGCTGGAGACCTTCAAGGCCGTGCTCGACCCCACCGCCGAAGGCCGCGAGATCAGCACCACCCAGGCTTACGTGCGTTTCCTGACGCAGCTGCTGCGTGACCAGGCGCTGGGCCCGCGTGTCGTGCCGATCCTCGTCGACGAGGCGCGCACCTTCGGCATGGAAGGCCTGTTCCGCCAGATCGGCATCTACAACCCCGAAGGCCAGAAGTACACCCCGGTCGACCGCGACCAGGTCATGTACTACCGCGAGGACAAGGCCGGCCAGATCCTGCAGGAAGGCATCAACGAGCCCGGCGGCATGGCCAGCTGGATCGCCGCGGCGACGTCGTACAGCACCAACAACCGGATCATGGTGCCGTTCTACGTCTACTACTCTATGTTCGGCTTCCAGCGCATCGGCGACCTGGCCTGGGCAGCCGGCGACATGCAGGCGCGCGGCTTCCTGCTGGGCGGCACCTCCGGGCGCACGACGCTCAACGGCGAGGGCCTGCAGCACGAGGACGGCCACAGCCACATCCTGGCCGGCACGATCCCGAACTGCGTCAGCTACGACCCGAGCTTCGCGCACGAGGTCGGCGTCATCCTGCACCATGGCTTGAAGCGCATGGTCGAGAAGCAGGAGAACGTCTTCTTCTACGTCACGCTGCTCAACGAGAACTACCCGATGCCCGGCCTGAAGCCCGGCACCGAGGAGCAGATCATCAAGGGCCTGTACCTGCTGGAGCCCGGCGCCGAGCACGCGCCCAAGGTCAACCTGCTGGGCAGCGGCACCATCCTGCGCGAGGCCCAGGCCGCGCGCGACCTGCTCGCCGTCGACTGGGGCGTGTCGGCCAACGTCTGGAGCGCGCCGAGCTTCAACGAGCTGACGCGCGACGGCCAGGACTGCGAGCGCTGGAACCTGCTGAACCCGACCGCCGAGCCGCGCGTGCCCTACGTCGCGCAGCAGCTGGGCGCGCACGCCGGCCCGGTGATCGCGTCGACCGACTACATGAAGAACTACGCCGAGCAGATCCGCCCGTTCCTGCCCAAGGGCCGGGTCTACAAGGTGCTCGGCACCGACGGCTTCGGCCGCAGCGACTTCCGCAGCCGGCTGCGCTCGCACTTCGAGGTCGATCGCCACTACATCGTCGTCGCCGCGCTGAAGGCGCTGGCCGAGGAAGGCACGGTGCCGGCGGCCAAGGTCGCCGAGGCGATCGCCAAGTACGGCCTGGACCCGGCCAAGGCGAACCCGCTGTACGCCTGA
- a CDS encoding M3 family metallopeptidase, which produces MNPLLDFSGLPRFAEIRAEHVVPAVDALLAEADAALEAAVSDAVPADYEALSRALDVPVERLRRAWGAVGHLQAVADTPELRAAYGEALPRVTDFLTRLGADERLYAKYKAVAAQPAAASLAPARRKALADALRDFVLGGAELQGAARERFAAIQARLAELSQSFGEHVLDATDGFALYVDTAALAGVPADVVEATRAAAAAEGREGHKLTLHEPLLRPVLQYAHDRGLREQLFRADATRASEFGAAELDNGPLIAELVALRQEEATLLGLASHAELSLVPKMAETPAQVMDFIRDLARRARPFAQADKQELEDFAARELGLSTLEPWDRRYASERLKQSRYAFSNAEVRQYFTEPRVLDGLFGLVRTLFEVEIVAAEAPVWHPDVRFCELRRDGRTIAGVYLDLHARPGKQSGAWMDDARGRWARPDGGGLQWPLAHLVCNFAPPVGDKPALLSHDDVVTLFHEFGHGLHHMLTQVDELAVAGISGVEWDAVELPSQFMENFAWEWEVLSRLSAHVDTGEPLPRELFERMVAAKNFQSGLMMLRHAEFGLFDMRLHAEPGNEGRVMALAEEVRAEIGGWAMPDWHRFPHSFTHLFDGGYSAGYYSYAWAEVLSADAFSAFEEAGVFDAATGRRFRECILEAGGSRPALASFVAFRGREPRLDALLRHQGMDAPDAAVLR; this is translated from the coding sequence TTGAACCCGCTGCTCGACTTCTCCGGCCTGCCGCGCTTCGCCGAGATCCGCGCCGAGCACGTCGTGCCGGCGGTCGACGCGCTGCTGGCCGAGGCCGACGCGGCGCTCGAAGCCGCCGTCTCCGACGCGGTGCCGGCCGACTACGAGGCGCTGTCGCGCGCGCTGGACGTGCCGGTCGAGCGCCTGCGCCGCGCCTGGGGCGCGGTCGGACATCTGCAGGCCGTCGCCGACACGCCCGAGCTGCGCGCCGCCTACGGCGAGGCGCTGCCGCGCGTCACCGATTTCCTGACCCGCCTGGGCGCCGACGAGCGCCTGTACGCCAAGTACAAGGCGGTCGCCGCGCAGCCCGCCGCCGCGTCGCTGGCACCGGCGCGCCGCAAGGCGCTGGCCGACGCGCTGCGTGACTTCGTGCTCGGCGGCGCCGAGCTGCAGGGTGCGGCGCGCGAGCGTTTTGCCGCGATCCAGGCGCGCCTGGCCGAGCTGTCGCAGAGCTTCGGCGAGCATGTGCTCGACGCCACCGACGGCTTCGCGCTCTACGTCGACACCGCCGCGCTGGCCGGCGTGCCGGCCGACGTCGTCGAGGCCACGCGAGCGGCCGCCGCCGCCGAAGGCCGCGAGGGCCACAAGCTGACGCTGCACGAGCCGTTGCTGCGCCCGGTGCTGCAGTACGCGCACGACCGCGGCCTGCGCGAACAGCTGTTCCGCGCCGACGCCACACGCGCCAGCGAGTTCGGTGCCGCCGAGCTCGACAACGGCCCGCTGATCGCCGAACTCGTCGCGCTGCGCCAGGAGGAAGCCACGCTGCTGGGCCTGGCCAGCCACGCCGAGCTCTCGCTGGTGCCCAAGATGGCCGAGACGCCGGCGCAGGTGATGGACTTCATCCGCGACCTGGCGCGCCGCGCGCGGCCGTTCGCGCAGGCCGACAAGCAGGAACTCGAAGACTTCGCCGCGCGCGAGCTGGGCCTGTCGACGCTGGAGCCCTGGGACCGGCGCTACGCCAGCGAGCGCCTGAAGCAGTCGCGCTACGCCTTCTCCAACGCCGAGGTCCGCCAGTACTTCACCGAGCCGCGTGTGCTCGACGGCCTGTTCGGCCTGGTGCGCACGCTGTTCGAGGTCGAGATCGTTGCCGCCGAAGCGCCGGTCTGGCACCCCGACGTGCGCTTCTGCGAGCTGCGCCGCGACGGCCGCACGATCGCCGGCGTCTACCTCGACCTGCACGCCCGCCCGGGCAAGCAGTCGGGCGCCTGGATGGACGACGCGCGCGGCCGCTGGGCGCGCCCCGACGGCGGCGGCCTGCAATGGCCGCTGGCGCACCTGGTCTGCAACTTCGCGCCGCCGGTCGGCGACAAGCCGGCGCTGCTGTCGCACGACGACGTCGTCACGCTGTTCCACGAGTTCGGCCACGGCCTGCACCACATGCTGACCCAGGTCGACGAACTGGCGGTGGCCGGCATCTCCGGCGTCGAGTGGGACGCCGTCGAGCTGCCCAGCCAGTTCATGGAGAACTTCGCCTGGGAGTGGGAGGTGCTGTCGCGGCTGTCGGCGCACGTCGACACCGGCGAGCCGCTGCCGCGCGAGCTCTTCGAGCGCATGGTCGCGGCGAAGAACTTCCAGAGCGGGCTGATGATGCTGCGCCACGCCGAGTTCGGCCTGTTCGACATGCGGCTGCATGCCGAGCCGGGCAACGAAGGGCGCGTGATGGCGCTGGCCGAGGAAGTGCGCGCCGAGATCGGCGGCTGGGCGATGCCCGACTGGCACCGCTTCCCGCACAGCTTCACGCATCTGTTCGACGGCGGCTACTCGGCGGGCTACTACAGCTACGCCTGGGCCGAGGTGCTGTCGGCCGACGCCTTCAGCGCCTTCGAGGAAGCCGGTGTCTTCGACGCGGCGACCGGGCGGCGTTTCCGCGAGTGCATCCTCGAAGCCGGCGGCAGCCGTCCGGCGCTGGCCAGCTTCGTCGCGTTCCGCGGGCGTGAACCCCGTCTCGACGCGCTGTTGCGCCACCAGGGCATGGACGCGCCCGACGCCGCGGTCCTGCGCTAG
- the folD gene encoding bifunctional methylenetetrahydrofolate dehydrogenase/methenyltetrahydrofolate cyclohydrolase FolD encodes MTAQLIDGVALSRTLRAGVAERAAALPRRPGLAVILVGEDPASAVYVRNKIKACGESGLHSVFEKYDADLAEDVLLARIAALNVDPAIDGILVQMPLPRHIDPQKVIAAIAPEKDVDGFSVLSAGELASGLPGLRPCTPFGCMKLIESTGQSLKGKHAVVIGRSNTVGKPMALLLLQANATVTVCHSGTADLAHHVRQADVVVAAVGRRNTVTADMVKPGAIVIDVGMNRNDEGKLCGDVDFAGVREVAGWITPVPGGVGPMTITMLLVNTLQAAETAQGVAR; translated from the coding sequence ATGACCGCCCAGCTGATCGACGGCGTCGCGCTGTCCCGAACCCTCCGTGCCGGCGTCGCCGAACGTGCCGCCGCCCTGCCCCGTCGCCCCGGGCTGGCCGTGATCCTCGTCGGCGAAGACCCGGCCAGCGCGGTCTACGTGCGCAACAAGATCAAGGCCTGCGGCGAGAGCGGCCTGCACTCGGTGTTCGAGAAGTACGACGCCGACCTCGCCGAGGACGTGCTGCTGGCGCGCATCGCCGCGCTCAACGTCGACCCGGCGATCGACGGCATCCTGGTGCAGATGCCGCTGCCCAGGCACATCGACCCGCAGAAGGTCATCGCCGCGATCGCGCCGGAGAAGGACGTCGACGGCTTCTCGGTGCTGTCGGCCGGCGAGCTGGCCAGCGGCCTGCCCGGCCTGCGCCCCTGCACGCCGTTCGGCTGCATGAAGCTGATCGAGAGCACCGGCCAGAGCCTCAAGGGCAAGCACGCCGTCGTCATCGGCCGCAGCAACACCGTCGGCAAGCCGATGGCCCTGCTGCTGCTGCAGGCCAACGCCACCGTCACCGTCTGCCACAGCGGCACCGCCGACCTCGCCCACCACGTGCGCCAGGCCGACGTCGTCGTCGCCGCGGTCGGCCGGCGCAACACGGTCACCGCCGACATGGTCAAGCCCGGCGCGATCGTCATCGACGTCGGCATGAACCGCAACGACGAGGGCAAGCTCTGCGGCGACGTCGACTTTGCCGGCGTGCGCGAAGTCGCCGGCTGGATCACCCCGGTGCCCGGCGGCGTCGGCCCGATGACGATCACGATGCTGCTCGTCAACACGCTGCAGGCGGCCGAGACGGCCCAGGGCGTCGCGCGTTGA
- the aceF gene encoding dihydrolipoyllysine-residue acetyltransferase, which translates to MAVVELKVPDIGDFKDVEVIELLVKPGDTIALDQSLATVESDKASMEIPAERAGTVRELKIQLRDKVSQGSVIALLEVADEAGAPAAAAAAPAAPVAAPAPAAPAGAPAPTPAPTAATASIEVLVPDIGDFAEVTVIEVFVKPGDTIKAEQSLITVESDKASMEIPSSHGGVLRELKVKLGDKVSRGSVVAVLEVAAASAPVAPVAAPAAAAAATPAAPAPAAAAPTPPASAPAVAPVPAHDPSAPVSATLPHASPSIRRYARELGVPLEELEGSGPKGRITQEDVQAFVKGVMAGEAQTRAQQAKAPAAPAAAAAAGTLPGLLPWPQVDFTKFGAVERQSLSRIKKISGANLHRNWVLIPHVTNHEDADITELEALRVQLNKENEKSGVKVTMLAFLIKACAAALKQFPEFNASLDGDELVLKKYFHIGFAADTPNGLVVPVIRDVDSKGILQISREMAELAKKARDGKLSPAEMTGGCFSISSLGGIGGTYFTPIINAPEVAILGVCRSAMKPQWNGREFVPRLMLPLSLSWDHRVIDGAAAARFNAFLASVLADFRRVML; encoded by the coding sequence ATGGCGGTGGTGGAACTGAAGGTCCCCGACATCGGCGACTTCAAGGACGTCGAGGTCATCGAGCTGCTGGTCAAGCCGGGCGACACGATCGCGCTGGACCAGTCGCTGGCGACGGTCGAATCGGACAAGGCTTCGATGGAGATCCCGGCCGAACGCGCCGGAACGGTGCGCGAGCTGAAGATCCAGCTCCGCGACAAGGTGAGCCAGGGCAGCGTGATCGCGCTGCTCGAGGTGGCCGACGAGGCCGGTGCGCCGGCGGCCGCAGCTGCGGCCCCGGCGGCCCCGGTGGCGGCGCCCGCTCCCGCGGCTCCGGCCGGAGCACCTGCTCCGACGCCGGCCCCGACGGCGGCCACCGCCAGCATCGAGGTGCTGGTGCCCGACATCGGCGACTTCGCCGAGGTCACGGTCATCGAGGTCTTCGTCAAGCCGGGCGACACGATCAAGGCCGAGCAGAGCCTGATCACCGTCGAGAGCGACAAGGCCTCGATGGAGATCCCGTCCTCTCACGGCGGCGTGCTGCGCGAGCTGAAGGTCAAGCTGGGCGACAAGGTCAGCCGCGGCTCGGTCGTCGCGGTGCTCGAGGTGGCGGCCGCCAGCGCGCCGGTGGCGCCGGTCGCGGCACCCGCGGCTGCGGCCGCAGCGACGCCGGCCGCGCCTGCGCCGGCTGCTGCCGCCCCCACGCCGCCGGCGTCCGCGCCGGCCGTGGCGCCGGTGCCGGCACACGACCCGAGCGCGCCGGTGTCCGCCACGCTGCCGCACGCGTCGCCGTCGATCCGGCGTTATGCGCGTGAACTCGGCGTGCCGCTCGAGGAGCTCGAGGGCAGCGGCCCCAAGGGCCGCATCACCCAGGAAGACGTGCAGGCCTTCGTCAAGGGCGTGATGGCCGGCGAGGCGCAGACCCGCGCCCAACAGGCCAAGGCCCCGGCCGCCCCGGCCGCTGCTGCCGCCGCCGGCACGCTGCCCGGTCTGCTGCCCTGGCCGCAGGTCGACTTCACGAAGTTCGGTGCGGTCGAGCGCCAGTCGCTGTCGCGCATCAAGAAGATCAGCGGCGCCAACCTGCACCGCAACTGGGTGCTGATCCCGCACGTCACCAACCACGAAGACGCGGACATCACCGAGCTGGAGGCGCTGCGCGTCCAGCTCAACAAGGAGAACGAGAAGTCGGGCGTCAAAGTCACGATGCTCGCCTTCCTGATCAAGGCCTGCGCCGCGGCGCTCAAGCAGTTCCCCGAGTTCAACGCCTCGCTCGACGGCGACGAACTGGTGCTGAAGAAGTACTTCCACATCGGCTTCGCCGCCGACACGCCCAACGGGCTCGTCGTGCCGGTGATCCGCGACGTCGACAGCAAGGGCATCCTGCAGATCAGCCGCGAGATGGCCGAACTGGCCAAGAAGGCGCGCGACGGCAAGCTCTCGCCGGCCGAGATGACCGGCGGCTGCTTCTCGATCAGCTCGCTGGGCGGCATCGGCGGCACCTACTTCACGCCGATCATCAACGCGCCCGAGGTCGCGATCCTGGGCGTGTGCCGCAGCGCGATGAAGCCGCAGTGGAACGGCCGCGAGTTCGTACCGCGGCTGATGCTGCCGCTGTCGCTGAGCTGGGACCACCGCGTCATCGACGGGGCCGCGGCGGCGCGTTTCAACGCCTTCCTGGCGTCGGTTCTGGCGGACTTCCGCCGCGTGATGCTCTGA